The region CTGGTGGATATTGAAGATATTCTCTTTGCGATTGAGCAAGAAAAAGAAGCAACGGCTGCTCGTATCACTGCCGAAGTTGGGTTAAATCCTAACCGCCCCCTCACGACCGTTCAAAAAATTGCACTGATCCAGGCTGTTCTGCATGAAGTTCGCCCTGTACTACTCGCTGATGGCGGTGATGTTGAACTTTATGACATAGAAGGTGATGTCGTGAAGGTAGTGCTCAAAGGTGCCTGTGGTTCCTGTGAAAGCAGCACTGCCACACTCAAAAATGCGATTGAAGTCCGTATCAAAGAACGAGTTTCACCTAGCCTTGTTGTCGAAGCAGTTGATTGAGTAAGGGAGTGAAGGCTTAAGGGAGTAGAGGCGAGCTTATCCCCCCATCACCCTATTACCTCATCACTCTATCATCCAGTACTTTACAAACACTCTCATGACTCCATTCATTCCGGTTGGGCGATCGCCCCCTTCTGCGATCAATACCAACACCCTAACCCAGTCATTTGCAATGTCCTGCTAATGGCTAATTGACCACCAACCACCCATTTTAGATTGTTGATTGTTGAATTCAGGTTTTAGGCTTCATCCCTTACTTTTCATAAGGTCAGTAAAGCCGGAATCTGAAATCTCCAAGCTCCGCACCTTCGCGGTTTAGCCAATCTAAAATTCAAAATCTCAAATTGTTCAACACTCCAAAGGAGATCATTCCATGACTGACGAAAGCATCAGACAGATAGCCTTCTATGGCAAAGGTGGGATTGGTAAATCGACTACCTCCCAAAATACGATCGCTGGCTTGGCTGAAATGGGCGAGCGTATCATGATCGTCGGTTGTGACCCTAAAGCAGACTCTACTCGTTTGATGCTGCATAGCAAAGCTCAAACCACTATTCTTCACCTGGCAGCTGAACGCGGTTCAGTAGAAGATTTGGAAATTGAAGAGGTCATGCTCGAAGGGTATCTGGGCGTTCGTTGCGTAGAATCTGGTGGTCCTGAACCTGGTGTCGGTTGTGCTGGACGCGGCATCATCACGGCTATCAATTTCTTGGAAGAAAACGGTGCCTACGAAGACATCGATTTCGTTTCCTACGATGTATTGGGCGACGTTGTTTGTGGTGGGTTTGCTATGCCAATCCGTGAAGGCAAAGCCCAAGAAATCTATATCGTTACCTCTGGTGAAATGATGGCAATGTACGCTGCCAATAACATCGCACGAGGCATTCTCAAATATGCTCACTCTGGTGGTGTGCGCTTGGGCGGTCTCATTTGTAACAGCCGTAAAGTTGACCGAGAACTCGAATTGATTGAAACTTTGGCAAAACGACTGAACACACAGATGATTCATTTCGTTCCTCGCGATAACATCGTGCAACACGCAGAATTGCGTCGCATGACGGTAATTGAGTACGCTCCTGATAGCGCTCAAGCTGAAGAGTATCGTACTCTTGCTCGCAAGATCAAAGAAAACACTAAATGCACAATTCCAACTCCTATCTCAATGGATGAACTGGAAGATCTGCTAGTGGAATTTGGTATCCTTGCTGGTGAAGAAGATTACCAAAGAGCGATCGCAGCAGGCACCAAAGCACCCGCTGGCGTTGCTTAATAAGTGAAAGG is a window of Leptolyngbyaceae cyanobacterium JSC-12 DNA encoding:
- a CDS encoding Mo-nitrogenase iron protein subunit NifH (IMG reference gene:2510098635~PFAM: 4Fe-4S iron sulfur cluster binding proteins, NifH/frxC family~TIGRFAM: nitrogenase iron protein), which gives rise to MTDESIRQIAFYGKGGIGKSTTSQNTIAGLAEMGERIMIVGCDPKADSTRLMLHSKAQTTILHLAAERGSVEDLEIEEVMLEGYLGVRCVESGGPEPGVGCAGRGIITAINFLEENGAYEDIDFVSYDVLGDVVCGGFAMPIREGKAQEIYIVTSGEMMAMYAANNIARGILKYAHSGGVRLGGLICNSRKVDRELELIETLAKRLNTQMIHFVPRDNIVQHAELRRMTVIEYAPDSAQAEEYRTLARKIKENTKCTIPTPISMDELEDLLVEFGILAGEEDYQRAIAAGTKAPAGVA